The following proteins are encoded in a genomic region of Streptomyces collinus Tu 365:
- a CDS encoding GAF domain-containing protein has translation MAATQINPPSGPESGIALRHLLLPPEDPQVRARSERLRELGIDARPDAELDVFARELAQRTGGCYAGVNFFLDADRQYFAGLYSAAQDITAHVGPPLLEEPVPGRVMPRDIDMGICPHVVKRRRALVLEDIRDFPRFAGNPVVDAIGVHSYLGAPLIDSTGVVLGTICVVDQDPRPWGREGLETIKAMAAELVERLEESANHRG, from the coding sequence ATGGCAGCGACACAGATCAACCCACCGTCCGGGCCTGAGTCCGGGATCGCCCTGCGCCATCTGCTCCTCCCCCCGGAGGACCCACAGGTGCGCGCCCGTTCCGAGCGGCTGCGCGAGCTGGGCATCGATGCTCGTCCGGACGCCGAACTCGACGTCTTCGCACGGGAGCTGGCACAACGCACCGGCGGCTGCTACGCCGGGGTCAACTTCTTCCTCGACGCAGACCGCCAGTACTTCGCGGGGTTGTACAGCGCCGCGCAGGACATCACGGCTCATGTGGGACCGCCGTTGCTGGAGGAACCGGTCCCCGGCCGCGTCATGCCCCGCGACATCGACATGGGCATCTGCCCGCACGTGGTCAAGCGCCGCCGGGCGCTGGTGCTGGAGGACATCCGGGACTTCCCCCGGTTCGCCGGTAACCCGGTGGTCGACGCCATCGGCGTCCACTCCTACCTGGGCGCACCGCTGATAGACAGCACCGGCGTGGTGCTGGGCACCATCTGCGTGGTCGACCAGGACCCACGGCCGTGGGGACGCGAAGGGCTGGAAACCATCAAGGCCATGGCTGCCGAACTGGTCGAGCGACTGGAGGAGTCGGCGAACCACCGCGGCTGA
- a CDS encoding urea amidolyase associated protein UAAP1, whose amino-acid sequence MPVLPASDWPAPPDGIAGEDLVWAETVAGGNYTHNVLARGTELRLTDLTGDACAHVLLYSADRPWERLNTADTVKVLWNAYLGVGHLLLSGQGRVLASVTADTSGRHDALTGTSALARNTARYGDGSPQSASPAGRELFKLAALKNGLGPRDVPPSVSFFQGVRINRDGTTTFTGSAGPGTSVTLRAEQPLTVLIANVPHPLDPRPDYVCGPVEVLAYRARPTGPHDALWNATPEGRRAFLNTAEHLAARGIA is encoded by the coding sequence ATGCCCGTACTCCCGGCGAGCGACTGGCCTGCACCGCCGGACGGGATCGCCGGCGAGGACCTCGTATGGGCCGAGACGGTGGCGGGCGGCAACTACACCCACAACGTCCTCGCACGGGGCACCGAGCTGCGGCTGACCGACCTCACCGGCGACGCGTGCGCCCACGTCCTGCTCTACAGCGCGGACCGCCCCTGGGAGCGGCTGAACACGGCCGACACGGTCAAGGTGCTCTGGAACGCCTACCTCGGCGTGGGACACCTGCTCCTGTCCGGCCAGGGACGGGTCCTCGCGTCCGTCACCGCGGACACCTCCGGCCGGCACGACGCCCTCACCGGCACCTCCGCCCTGGCCCGCAACACCGCCCGCTACGGCGACGGGTCCCCTCAGTCGGCGTCCCCCGCAGGGCGTGAGCTGTTCAAGCTCGCCGCCCTCAAGAACGGCCTCGGCCCACGGGACGTCCCGCCGTCCGTCTCCTTCTTCCAGGGCGTCCGGATCAACAGGGACGGCACCACCACGTTCACCGGCTCCGCGGGCCCCGGCACATCCGTCACACTGCGCGCCGAACAGCCGCTGACCGTGCTGATCGCCAACGTCCCGCACCCGCTGGACCCGCGCCCGGACTACGTCTGCGGCCCCGTGGAGGTGCTCGCGTACCGGGCCCGGCCGACCGGCCCGCACGACGCGCTGTGGAACGCCACGCCCGAGGGCCGCCGCGCCTTCCTCAACACCGCCGAGCACCTCGCCGCCAGGGGGATCGCATGA
- a CDS encoding roadblock/LC7 domain-containing protein, with protein sequence MIVASEDLSWLLTGLVNRVPHTRSALLLSSDGLVKAAEGLDKDAADQLAALASGLYSLARSAGRHFDDGGDVRQIVTELSTSLLFVSSAGHGAVLAVLAGRDADAAVLGYEMGMMVKSVRPHLATPPRHPVG encoded by the coding sequence ATGATCGTGGCGAGCGAAGACCTTTCCTGGCTGTTGACGGGTCTGGTGAACCGGGTGCCGCACACCCGTAGCGCGTTGTTGCTGTCCTCGGACGGGCTGGTGAAGGCAGCGGAGGGACTGGACAAGGACGCCGCGGACCAGTTGGCCGCGCTCGCCAGTGGGCTGTACTCGTTGGCACGTAGCGCGGGCCGGCACTTCGACGACGGCGGTGACGTGCGACAGATCGTGACGGAGCTCAGCACCTCGCTGCTGTTCGTCTCGTCCGCCGGACACGGCGCGGTGCTGGCGGTGCTGGCCGGACGCGATGCGGACGCGGCGGTGCTGGGCTACGAGATGGGCATGATGGTGAAGAGCGTGCGTCCGCACCTGGCCACACCGCCCCGGCACCCGGTGGGGTGA
- a CDS encoding TetR/AcrR family transcriptional regulator → MSPPPSRRVGRPRAQERPASGLPPREEVLAAAAELFTAHGYTATSTRAVAERAGLRQASLYHYFDGKEAILAALLEGTVRPSLEIARELVRRTGTAAEARLWALCHSDVLLLCGGPHNPGALYLLPEAQTERFAVFQQVRAELKAAYGELLTDTEPGAALAAEELALRTDLVFGLTESVILIRRADPARDPRVLAAATADAALRVAGVPQRSVARQRREGQRLLAAWR, encoded by the coding sequence GTGAGCCCGCCCCCCAGCAGAAGAGTCGGCCGCCCCCGTGCCCAGGAGCGTCCCGCCAGTGGACTCCCGCCCCGCGAGGAGGTGCTGGCCGCCGCCGCCGAACTGTTCACCGCGCACGGCTACACCGCGACCTCCACCCGCGCGGTCGCCGAGCGGGCCGGGCTGCGCCAGGCGTCGCTGTACCACTACTTCGACGGCAAGGAGGCGATCCTCGCCGCGCTGCTCGAAGGGACCGTCCGTCCCTCGCTGGAGATCGCGCGCGAGCTGGTGAGGCGTACCGGGACGGCCGCCGAGGCGCGGCTGTGGGCGCTGTGCCACTCCGACGTACTGCTGCTGTGCGGCGGCCCGCACAACCCGGGGGCTCTCTACCTGCTCCCCGAGGCGCAGACGGAGCGCTTCGCCGTCTTCCAGCAGGTCCGGGCCGAACTGAAGGCCGCGTACGGGGAGTTGCTGACGGACACGGAGCCGGGCGCGGCGCTCGCCGCGGAGGAGCTCGCCCTGCGCACGGACCTCGTCTTCGGCCTCACCGAGAGCGTGATCCTCATCCGGCGCGCCGACCCCGCCCGCGATCCGCGGGTCCTCGCCGCGGCGACGGCCGACGCGGCACTGCGGGTCGCGGGCGTGCCGCAGCGCTCCGTGGCACGGCAGCGCCGCGAGGGGCAGCGGCTCCTCGCGGCGTGGCGGTGA
- a CDS encoding sensor histidine kinase: MLSSVLPPSAVAVTGAVATALAGGGHLDQAYQGAVFGGVVLIGSLAAAIAGMRASAEARAVTQHWAELSRAADRNRAELTELTRATAEGRAELDALSRRLRAGERPVRDRPELPPQTGPDELSRLGFEIAVARHEAEGALLETAAFAIGAEHHSRLEQFEVFANLARRLESLVHREIGLLDDLENEVEDPDLLKGLFRVDHLSTRIRRYAENLAVLGGANTHRQWTRPVSLTDVLRSAVAEIDQYARVKLVPPVEGSVSGHAVVDVVHLLAELLENATVFSPPQTTVHVRVEPVAAGVAIEVEDRGLGMSPAERGEMNTVLSAPDKVALGELLQDGRIGLYVVSVLARRHDIAVQLQSNVYGGTQAVMVLPEALLGPQPTASAPAPHTVPAPEAEPHDRTETEAVDFPAMETTAVADPSVSDSAPGPAPAPSDCEDDRPQLPQRRRQDHAAEVTQPVRGAGAAEDIEHDPGLMAAFQTGLRRAEEAETP; this comes from the coding sequence GTGCTGTCGTCCGTGCTGCCGCCGAGCGCGGTCGCCGTGACGGGTGCGGTGGCCACCGCGCTGGCGGGGGGCGGCCACCTGGACCAGGCGTACCAGGGCGCTGTGTTCGGCGGCGTTGTGCTCATCGGGTCCCTGGCGGCCGCGATCGCGGGCATGCGGGCTTCGGCGGAAGCACGAGCAGTCACCCAGCACTGGGCAGAGCTGTCCCGCGCAGCCGACCGAAACCGTGCCGAGCTGACCGAGTTGACCCGTGCCACAGCCGAGGGCAGAGCCGAACTGGATGCGCTGAGCCGTCGGCTGCGGGCCGGGGAGCGCCCTGTACGGGACCGACCGGAACTCCCGCCGCAGACCGGCCCGGACGAACTCTCCCGCCTCGGATTCGAGATCGCCGTGGCCCGGCACGAGGCGGAGGGAGCCCTGCTGGAGACCGCCGCCTTCGCGATCGGCGCGGAACACCACTCCCGGCTGGAGCAGTTCGAGGTGTTCGCCAACTTGGCGCGCCGTCTGGAGTCCCTGGTGCACCGCGAGATCGGCCTGCTGGACGACCTGGAGAACGAGGTCGAGGACCCCGACTTGCTCAAGGGGCTGTTCCGGGTGGACCACCTGTCCACCCGAATCCGCCGCTACGCCGAGAACCTGGCCGTGCTCGGCGGCGCGAACACTCACCGCCAGTGGACCCGCCCCGTCAGCCTGACCGACGTACTGCGTTCCGCCGTCGCCGAGATCGACCAGTACGCCCGGGTCAAGCTGGTCCCGCCCGTCGAGGGATCGGTCAGCGGCCACGCCGTGGTAGACGTCGTCCATCTACTGGCTGAGCTGCTGGAGAACGCGACGGTCTTCTCACCGCCCCAGACCACCGTGCACGTGCGGGTGGAGCCCGTCGCCGCTGGGGTGGCGATCGAGGTCGAGGACCGGGGCCTGGGCATGTCCCCGGCCGAGCGCGGTGAGATGAACACCGTCTTGAGCGCACCCGACAAGGTTGCGCTGGGCGAACTGCTGCAAGACGGCCGGATCGGCCTGTACGTGGTCTCCGTCCTGGCTCGGCGACACGACATCGCCGTGCAGTTGCAGAGCAACGTCTACGGCGGCACGCAGGCCGTCATGGTGCTGCCCGAGGCACTGCTCGGTCCGCAGCCGACAGCTTCCGCGCCGGCGCCCCACACCGTCCCGGCCCCCGAGGCGGAGCCGCACGACCGTACGGAGACCGAGGCGGTGGACTTCCCTGCGATGGAGACGACCGCCGTCGCGGATCCGAGCGTGTCAGATTCCGCACCCGGGCCCGCCCCGGCCCCCTCCGACTGCGAGGACGACCGCCCGCAGCTGCCTCAGCGCCGCCGTCAGGACCACGCCGCCGAAGTGACGCAACCGGTCCGCGGCGCCGGTGCTGCCGAGGACATCGAACACGACCCCGGCCTCATGGCCGCATTCCAGACCGGACTGCGCAGGGCCGAGGAAGCGGAGACGCCCTGA
- a CDS encoding GTP-binding protein produces MASSNDCDPLPADVLPVGVKVLVAGGFGVGKTTFVNALSEIEPLSTEEMLTAVSAATDRLDGVENKATTTVALDFGRITLSPSHVLYLFGTPGQERFWFMWDELSEGALGAVVLADTRRLEHSFAAVDFFERRGIPFVVAVNEFDGAHRYRGEEVRTALDLRQEVPVVLCDARVQKSGTRVLLDLVQHLITTRSSHGSDTDQPTVRA; encoded by the coding sequence ATGGCCTCCTCAAACGACTGTGACCCGCTGCCCGCCGACGTCCTGCCGGTGGGCGTCAAGGTGCTGGTCGCCGGCGGGTTCGGCGTGGGAAAGACCACCTTCGTCAACGCGCTCAGCGAGATCGAGCCGCTGAGCACTGAGGAGATGCTGACCGCCGTCAGCGCGGCCACGGACCGGCTGGACGGGGTGGAGAACAAGGCCACCACCACGGTGGCATTGGACTTCGGCCGGATCACGCTCAGCCCGTCCCACGTCCTGTACCTGTTCGGCACGCCCGGGCAGGAGCGCTTCTGGTTCATGTGGGACGAACTCTCCGAGGGAGCGCTCGGGGCGGTGGTGCTCGCCGACACCCGCAGGCTGGAGCACTCCTTCGCGGCGGTGGACTTCTTCGAGCGGCGCGGCATCCCTTTCGTCGTCGCCGTGAACGAGTTCGACGGGGCTCACCGCTATCGCGGGGAGGAAGTGCGGACCGCGCTCGACCTCAGGCAGGAGGTGCCGGTGGTGTTGTGCGACGCCCGCGTACAGAAGTCGGGCACACGCGTGCTTCTCGATCTGGTTCAGCATCTGATCACGACAAGGAGTTCCCATGGCAGCGACACAGATCAACCCACCGTCCGGGCCTGA
- a CDS encoding DUF742 domain-containing protein codes for MTPVLPDGPQLDEAAGRLVRPYTVSDGRTRATSHFTLVTTVRATGAQTQGVFGLEHAQVLALCEQPVSVAEVAARMQVPAAVVKVLLSDLAEGGAVVAGDTRPASTGHSAQPDRDLLEAIRDGLLKRL; via the coding sequence ATGACGCCGGTCCTCCCAGACGGACCGCAGCTCGACGAGGCGGCCGGGCGACTGGTTCGTCCCTACACGGTGAGCGACGGCCGGACCAGGGCCACGTCCCATTTCACACTGGTGACCACCGTGCGGGCCACCGGCGCCCAGACGCAGGGCGTTTTCGGCCTGGAGCACGCGCAGGTGCTGGCGCTGTGCGAACAGCCCGTGAGCGTTGCCGAGGTCGCGGCCCGGATGCAGGTGCCCGCCGCCGTGGTCAAGGTGCTGCTGTCCGATCTGGCCGAGGGAGGCGCGGTGGTCGCAGGTGATACGCGCCCGGCGTCCACGGGCCACTCCGCACAACCTGATCGAGACCTCCTGGAAGCGATACGCGATGGCCTCCTCAAACGACTGTGA
- a CDS encoding amino acid permease: MTVTTDPAPPPPPSAGVADDGTLAAFGYRQELRRQMGRYASFAAGFSFISVLTTVFQFFAFGYSFGGPLFLWTWPAVLAGQLLVAACFAELAARYPISGAVYQWSTRLSGPAFGWFTGWIMVIGQVVVVAAAALALQVVLPAIWSGFQLAGGDPAPTTTTGAANAALLALVLLVLTTVVNVVDNRVMSAVNRVGVTAEIIGAVLIVVLLFTHAERGAGVTLRTGGQGGPVAALLVGSFTAAYVLIGFDSAGEMSEETRNPRRTAPRTILGALAAAGVLGGLLLLGGVLAAPSLEDGRLATEGLGYVLTSSLGSGVGRALLADVAVAICVATLAIQTAGTRMLFSMARDGMLPLSARLAKVSPRTGMPFAPALVVGVLAAALALLNLASPEAFLAIGTTCIAMLYLAYAGVTAPMLVRRLRGQWPATDAHGRDELGRPLFSLGRWGLPVNALAVAYGLLMTVNLAWPRAGVYDPAGGHWYFQWFTVLFVGATVAVGALCRRRAPAVTPTGQPDRTDAAQAAPL; this comes from the coding sequence ATGACCGTGACCACAGATCCCGCACCGCCACCGCCACCGTCCGCCGGCGTCGCCGACGACGGCACGCTCGCCGCATTCGGCTACCGCCAGGAACTGCGGCGGCAGATGGGACGGTACGCGTCCTTCGCCGCCGGCTTCTCCTTCATCTCGGTCCTGACCACGGTCTTCCAGTTCTTCGCCTTCGGCTACTCCTTCGGCGGGCCGCTGTTCCTGTGGACCTGGCCCGCCGTGCTCGCCGGCCAGCTGCTCGTGGCCGCCTGCTTCGCCGAACTCGCCGCCCGCTACCCCATCTCCGGGGCGGTCTACCAGTGGTCGACCCGGCTGAGCGGCCCCGCCTTCGGCTGGTTCACGGGCTGGATCATGGTGATCGGCCAGGTGGTCGTAGTCGCCGCGGCGGCGCTGGCGCTGCAGGTCGTACTGCCCGCGATCTGGTCCGGTTTCCAGCTGGCCGGCGGCGACCCGGCGCCCACCACCACGACCGGGGCGGCCAACGCCGCCCTGCTGGCCCTCGTCCTGCTGGTACTGACCACGGTCGTGAACGTCGTCGACAACCGCGTCATGTCCGCCGTCAACCGCGTCGGCGTCACGGCCGAGATCATCGGCGCGGTCCTCATCGTCGTCCTGCTGTTCACCCACGCCGAGCGCGGTGCCGGCGTGACCCTGAGGACCGGCGGCCAGGGCGGCCCGGTGGCGGCGCTGCTGGTGGGCTCGTTCACCGCGGCCTACGTTCTCATCGGCTTCGACAGCGCGGGCGAGATGAGCGAGGAGACCCGCAACCCCCGCCGGACCGCTCCGCGCACCATCCTCGGCGCCCTCGCCGCGGCAGGCGTACTGGGCGGCCTGCTGCTGCTCGGCGGTGTGCTGGCCGCGCCCAGCCTGGAGGACGGCCGGCTGGCCACCGAGGGACTGGGCTACGTCCTCACCAGCAGTCTGGGCAGCGGTGTGGGAAGGGCGCTGCTCGCGGACGTCGCCGTCGCCATCTGCGTGGCCACCCTGGCCATCCAGACCGCGGGCACGCGCATGCTGTTCTCCATGGCGCGCGACGGGATGCTGCCGCTGTCCGCACGGCTCGCCAAGGTCTCGCCGCGCACGGGCATGCCCTTCGCCCCGGCCCTGGTGGTCGGTGTCCTCGCCGCCGCGCTCGCCCTGCTCAACCTCGCCTCCCCGGAGGCGTTCCTGGCCATCGGTACCACGTGCATCGCGATGCTCTACCTCGCCTACGCCGGGGTCACCGCGCCGATGCTGGTCCGGCGGCTGAGGGGCCAGTGGCCGGCCACGGACGCCCACGGCCGCGACGAGCTGGGCCGGCCGCTGTTCTCCCTGGGCCGCTGGGGTCTGCCGGTCAACGCCCTGGCGGTCGCGTACGGGCTGCTCATGACGGTCAATCTCGCCTGGCCGCGCGCCGGGGTGTACGACCCGGCGGGCGGCCACTGGTACTTCCAGTGGTTCACCGTCCTGTTCGTCGGCGCCACGGTCGCCGTCGGCGCGCTGTGCCGCCGCCGCGCGCCCGCCGTCACGCCGACCGGGCAGCCGGACCGCACGGACGCGGCGCAGGCCGCACCGCTCTGA
- a CDS encoding urea amidolyase associated protein UAAP2, giving the protein MTTTTTRVGRVVTDATVPARAAWSAVVRAGSLLTVTDLHGNQAADFLVYDAHDTSVRYSAPDTVQAQGGIFLTTGSVLLSGEHTPLMTVVEDTCGRHDTIGGACSKESNTLRYGHHTWSQHACVENFLAEGARHGLDQRDLVSNVNWYMNVPVEPDGTLGIVDGISAPGLKVVLRAETDVLVLLSNCPQINNPCNGFDPTALRATVSEPDGS; this is encoded by the coding sequence ATGACCACCACGACCACCCGCGTGGGACGCGTCGTCACCGACGCGACCGTCCCCGCCCGCGCCGCCTGGTCTGCCGTCGTCCGCGCGGGCTCGCTGCTGACCGTCACCGACCTGCACGGCAACCAGGCCGCGGACTTCCTCGTCTACGACGCGCACGACACGTCCGTGCGCTACAGCGCCCCCGACACCGTCCAGGCCCAGGGCGGCATCTTCCTGACCACCGGCTCGGTGCTGCTGTCGGGTGAGCACACGCCGCTGATGACGGTCGTCGAGGACACCTGCGGGCGCCACGACACCATCGGCGGCGCCTGCTCCAAGGAGTCCAACACCCTCCGCTACGGGCACCACACCTGGTCGCAGCACGCCTGCGTGGAGAACTTCCTCGCGGAGGGCGCCCGGCACGGCCTGGACCAGCGCGACCTGGTGTCCAACGTCAACTGGTACATGAACGTGCCCGTCGAGCCGGACGGCACCCTCGGCATCGTCGACGGCATTTCGGCCCCGGGCCTGAAGGTCGTGCTGCGGGCCGAGACCGACGTCCTGGTGCTGCTGTCCAACTGCCCGCAGATCAACAACCCCTGCAACGGATTCGACCCGACCGCCCTGCGGGCGACCGTCTCCGAGCCGGACGGGAGCTGA